Part of the Candidatus Thiothrix putei genome, CGCTTGCCAGATGACCGTTGACCTGTTCGAGATGGAAACCAAGGACTTCATCGACGGCGTTGAATACGCAGGTGCTGCGATGTTCTTTGAATTCGCGGGTGAATCCGACATCTGTCTGTTTATCTGATTTCCGAAGGTTATTGGACAGTCAGTAAAAAGCCGGGTATACCCCGGCTTTTTACTTGGAGAAAGCGTCATGAAAATTATGGTTATCAGTGGTAGCCACCGTGAAAACTCGCAAAGTGAGAAAGTAGCACATTACATTGCGGAGTCTTTGCTAGATAATAAACAGGCAGATGCGACGGAAGTATTTTCCCTGGCAGGCAACCCGCTACCATTATGGGATGAGGGTATTTGGAATGGTGAGGCCAAGTGGCAGGCATTACTTAACCCTTTATCAGAAAAACTAGCATCCAGTGATGGTTTCGTCATCATTGCACCGGAATGGCATGGTCAAGTACCTGCGGGGCTAAAGAATTTCTTTCTGCTGTGGGGAGCAGGTGAATTAGCACATAAACCGGCCTTGATTGTGACTGTTTCTTCATCCGATGGGGGCGCATATCCTGTCGCTGAATTGCGAATGAGCAGTTACAAAAATAACCGTATTTGCTATATCCCCGAACACATTATTGTGCGTAATGTGGAATCTGTCCTTAATGAGGACGCTGCACAAAATAAGCCGGAGGCGGATAGCTATTTCCGTGACCGTATTGCCTATGCCGGGGGAATTCTCTGCGCTTACGCAACGGCACTAAAGGGTGTTCGCGAATCCGGCATTACGCAGACGGAGGCTTTCCGTTTTGGTATGTAACTAGAGGCTGTCACCATGTTGAAAACAGCGACAATGGCTCCCCAACGGGTACTCAATCGTATTGGGCGTTTGAGCTATTTCCACGATGATCGCCACGCCGAGCGGACGAATGAAATTCGCTGGCTGGTGGAAGAGTTTGTCGAAATTCCCGTAAAAAATCTGCCGTTGGCTTTGGAAGGTTTCACGATTGTGCAACTCACTGATATGCACTTGCGCCCTTATACCCAGGTCGAGCATATTCAACGGGCGGTGGAAAAAACCAACGCCCTTAAGCCGGATTTGGTGGTGCTGACTGGTGATTACGTGTGGCACGATGGTGAGGATATTCTGGATTTGGTTCCGGTATTAGCGGGTTTAAATGCCCGCTATGGGGTGTTTGCGGTGATGGGGAACCATGACATTAAGACGGATCCGGTTCTGATTGAGGAAACCTTTGCTAAGCATGGTATTCCGGTTTTGCGTAATGATGGGCTGGATATTCAACACAGTGGCGGGGTATTCCACCTCGCAGGTATTGATGATGGCTGGTTGGGAAAACCTGATATAAAGGCGACACTGGACAAGTTACGGGGTAATAAACCGGTCGTATTATTGGCACATGAACCCGATATGCTGGATTGGTATGCCGATGATACTAGGATTTCGTTGCAACTATCCGGGCATACCCACGGTGGACAGGTGCAAATCAAACCGGGCAAGCCGTTTATTCGGCCTTACCTAGGGCGTAAATACGTGCAGGGGCTGTATCGGGTCAATGAGTCCTGGGTCTACACCAGTCGGGGGATTGGGTCGACGGGGCTGCCGATTCGCCGTAATTGTGCCCCTGAAATTACCCATGTAACGTTAGTTGGGGGGGATTATTACCCCCAAGCGGCATGACACTTTGTCTGAAAGGCTTGGGTATTCGCATCAGGTGTTGGGTAAACTAGGTTGTATATAAAAAGTGTCGGCGTTACCCGTCACTGCATAAAGACCTTCTGTAAGCTCAGGCTTGCCAGGTAAGTCGGTTAGTCTGTAATAATTAGAAAAACAACGAACTAGGTTAAAGTGTGAATATGCCTGATACCCTAAATAATACGCTTGAACGCGACCTGACCGGCTTAAAAGTCGTGGTAGTGGATGACAGCAAGACCATTCTGCGCACGGCTGAGGTATTACTCAGTGAGCAGGGGTGTTGGGTAGTCACTGCTGGTGATGGTTTTGAGTCCCTGTCAAAAATTGCCTCCTTTAAACCGGATGTCATTTTCGTTGATATTATGATGCCACGTTTAGATGGCTATCAAACCTGTGCATTAATTAAAGCTAACCGGCAGTACCGTGATACGCCAGTTATCTTATTGTCTAGTAAAGACAGTATTTTTGATATGGCACGCGGGCGTTTAGCGGGTTCTGATAAGTACTTGACAAAACCGTTTACTAAGGATGATTTGTTGGCTGCTATTTATACTCATGTGAAATTGCCAAATGTCCCAGAAGCACCCGCAGCTCCCTTTATTGATCTAATTGACGAGTAAGGGGATGTTATGTCTGGGCTACACGTATTAATCATCGATGATTCTCTGACTGATTCCCGTATTTTTACGGCATTGCTGGAAAAAAAAGGCTACAGGGTTAGTGTTGCCTGTAATGGTCAGGAAGGAATCGAGGTGGCTAAAGCGCGTCAGCCAGATATTATTTTAATGGATGTTGTCATGCCTCTCCTGAATGGTTTTCAGGCTACTCGCGAATTGACCCGTGCAAAGGAAACGTCTCATATCCCCATTGTAGTATGCAGTTCTAAGTCTGGAGAGACTGACCGCGTGTGGGCATTGCGTCAAGGTGCCAAAGCCTATCTGACTAAGCCGGTAGAACCCAAAGTGTTACTGGAAACGCTTACCCAGTTTGCAACTAAGGCGGGAAGACATGGCTAACCCTTACGAGCTATTAGCAGGGTTGGCGTTGTTACGTGAGAAAAAACGCCGCTCTCGCCAGCATGATGCGCAAGAATTACAGGAATGGTCTGGCTTTCAAATCCATGTGGGGGATAGCGTTTGCCTGATTCCTTGTGAACAAGTGGAAGAAGTGGTGATGCCGTCCAGTGTTGCAGGGGTACGCGGTGTACCGCGCTGGGTCAATGGTGTGATCTATTGTCGGGCGCAACTGGTTACGCTAGTGGATCTGGCTGCTTTGTTATTAGGAAAAGATCGTGCAGCCGTTTCTGGGCGGGCTTTTGTGGTGCGTGGCAGACAAGAATGGTTTGGATTACAAGCCGGTAGCTTTGAAGGGGTGAGACATATTTGGTCTGATACACCAGTGTGTGATGCACCGCTACAGTTGAATGATGACTGGCGACGTTTCACCCGGCAATGGTTGTTGTTGGATGATCAGCCGGTAGCCGTTCTTGAGGCGATCCAGTTGGTTGCAGCGCTGGAGAGCGGGGAGATTCGGGTATGAGTCTGTTCGCTTATCAGGTGGTGGTGGTGATATTGCTGCTGTTACTGGTGGGTATGGGCATCCTGCTGTTGTACATGCGGCGGCAGATGCAAACTCAGTCAGTCGGTAAGGCACGTCAGCAGCAACAGGCGGTATTACGCTTGTTAGATGAGATGAGTTCCCTCGCAGACGGCGATTTGACGATGCGAGCGACAGTAACAGAGGATGTAACGGGGGCGATTGCGGATGCAGTGAACTATGCAGTGGATGCTTTGCAGGGATTGGTAGTACGAGTGGATATGACCTCGCATCGTCTAACAGGGTTTGCTCAGGACGCAGAAAAGCGTATTAATAGTTTGGCTGGGTCGACTTCCCGGCAAGCTCAAGAGATTGCTGTAGTCACCTCCGCTATTGCTACTATGACGAAGTCTATTCAGAAAGTGTCACGTAATGCCTCCAGCTCGACGGAGGTTGCACGTAAGTCACTGGATATTGCGCAGACGGGAGCGCATACCGTGCGGGCAACGATTGCTGACATGGGCGCTATTCGTGAAAAAATTCAGGCAACCTCCAAGCGGCTCAAACGTTTAGGCGAAAGTTCGCAGGAAGTCGGGGACATTGTTCGCTTGATGAATGATATTGCCGAACAGACGAATATTTTAGCTTTAAATGCCTCTATTCAGACTAGCTCCAGCCAGGCCATGAGCGGGAGTACGCATGGCAATGCGGGTTTCAGGCGTTTGGCAGATGAGATGCAACAATTGGCGCAGCAAGCGGCAGAAGCTTCACGCAAGATTGATGTGCTGATTCGTACCATGCAGGCTGATACCAGTGAAGTCATGGCTTCGATGGAGGAAACCACGGCTAAGGTGGTTGACGGAGCGCGGAATGCTGAATCGGCAGGTGCTGCGCTGGATGAAGTCGAAGACGTGACCGTGGGTTTGGCACGTCTTATCGGTAATATTTCAGAGGCAGCAGGCAAACAAGCTAACATGGCAGGTCAGGTGGTTGATACCATGAGTGCGATTCAGGAAATCACTCAGCAAACGGCACGTTACAGTGAAGAGACCAGAGATTTGGTCACTGATTTGAACACGACGGCGGCTGATTTGCGTGGTGCTATTGCCGGTTTCAATCTGGCCGAAGAAAAACAATAATCACAGGTGCAATATGATTTCGGATAAATCAAGTTTGGCTAGCCGTCTTGGGTGGATCGTCAAGGACACTGAGCTGGCAATTGAGCAAGCCCGGCAGTCCTTCGGGCGCTATATTGATTCGGCTGACAAGAGTGAACTCAGTAGTAGCCGTGAAACCTGCCGCCACTTGAATGGGGTGTTAGAGATACTGGATGCCAGTGGTGTCAGTATGCTCAGCCGGGAAATTTTGTTGTTGTTAGATGCTTTGATTCAGGATCGGGTAGGAAATCTGCGTGCAGCACAGGAGGCGGTTGCAGAAGGTTTGCTGCAATTATCGGAATACCTCAAGCATTTACAGGAAGGTTATGCCGATTTGCCGGTGATTGTGTTGCCGACATTGAATAATCTGCGGGCAGCGCGTGATGCGGAACTGTTATCTGAGCATTTGATCTTTTTGCCAGAAGATGGTCATGCCAGCGATGAACTGATCGGTACGAGTGAGTATGTTGCGCTCCCGTTAGAGAAATTGCAGCAGGTTAGCAGTAAGTTGCGGTTTTTCTTGCAAAAAGCGCTATTGGGCTGGTTCCGTAATGAGCAACCCGAACGCATGTTACAAGCAGCAGGCAAAGTTACCGATAATATGATCAAGCTCAACCACACCCGACGCTTGCGTTCACTGTGGTGGATTGCTTCTGGTTTAGCTGATGCACTCGAACATGGGCGTTTGGAGCAAGGGGTTGCCGTCAAAATGTTGATGGGGCGGCTAGAGCGTGAAATCCGTCATTTTGCTGAACAGGGTGAAGCACGTTACGAGCAAAGCTTGTCCGATGAGCTGATTAAAAACCTTCTGTATTACATTGGGTTGGCGGAGAATGGCGCTGTCATTACCGATAAAGTGAAAGCAGCTTACCACTTGGATCTGTATCTTCCTCAAGGTGAAACTCTGGATGAGTTGCGTCATTACTACACCACTCCAGGGCGTGATATGTGGCGGGCGGTTGCTTCGTCGGTTACAGAAGAGCTACGTAGCTTGCAGGGTGTTTTAGATGCTATGCAGGATCAGGAACGTCAACCTGAACTGTTAGCTAAATTGATTGACAGAACAGAAAGTCTGGCCAGTACGTTGACTATGCTGGGTTTATCACGAGCTGCCGGGTTTACCAGTGAATGGGTAACGGAATTAAAAGGCAGATTGTCCGGCGATAAAGTGCAGGACTTAGAATCCATCTTGCAGATCAGTACGCACTATGCACGTTTGGAAAAAGTCTTGGTCGAGTATGCGGAAACGGGGCATGACCTGACGGAGACTATTTTCAGTGAGGAGGTCGGTAATAGTCTTACCGATCCTTCGGATGAACGCAGCCTATTACGCACGACCCTTACCGAGTTGAGTAAAGCGCAGTCACGGATGGTGGCGTTTTATAAAGAGGGTTGGGCGTTTGTGTGCTTAGAAGAGGTGGCTACTTCACTGGAAAATATCAGTGGGGCGTTGACGATTGCAGGCACGAGTGAATTGTTACCGTTAGTCGATACGGCTTTGCGCTATGTGCGTGAAGATCTGTTGGCGAACCAGCGTGAGCCATCACAGGATGAGTTATCCACATTTGCAGATGTTTTAACCTTGTTTGAAGCATCGGTTTCGGCACGCTTGCATCAGGAAGACTACTTGTCGTTACTGCCAACAGGCTTTGCTAAACTGCGGGAACTGGATCATTCGAGTGATCTGAATCTGCTAGGTGAAGTCGATTTGGCAGAGCTGGAAGCCGATGTTGAGGCAAAAAAAAAAGCGAAACAGCTCACACCCTCGACTTTACTTCAGCGCTTACGGATGCCGATTCAACCAGCATTAACCCCAGCCTAACACCGATCCCTCCTGCCTCCCCCTGTTTGCGTGAAACATTGGGGGAGGATATCTTCGAGATTTTCAGTGAAGAAGTGACTGAAATCAGTGAGAATCTGCTGACACTCTACCCACATTGGGATCAAGCACGTACTAATCGTGATGCTTTGGTTGAGATTCGTCGAGCCTTTCACACCCTGAAAGGTAGCGGACGTATGGCGGGTGCGTTTGCGTTGGGCGATTTTGCTTGGATTCACGAAGACCTGTTGAATCATGTACTGAGTGGACAGTTAAAGGCAGATGATCGGGTTTCCATACAGATAGGCAAAGCAGTTGAGGAATTACGCGCCCGACTAAATTTTTTTCTGAATGCACAACAGAAAGATGCGCGTGTTGAGCAGATAATTGCCGAAGCTGAAGCCGTTTTGTTACCGCCGGAAGCAACACCTTTGGAAACATGGGACTTTTCTGCTCCAGCGCCAATCGTACAGCCAGCGTTGTTGGTAGACGTTGAGTCGTTGCCAGGTATAGTCGTGGCTGCGGAACCTAAGGTGGAGGCTGAGACGGGTATTTCGTTTGAGCCTGAAACAGTGCTGACAGTTGATGCTGACCAAGCGATAGAGGAGGCAGAAGAGATTTTTGACTTTCTGCCATCTGTGAGTCTTATCGAAACTACATCTGCCTTGCCAGAGATTGCCCCTCTTGCAATGCAATTATCAGAACCAGATCATGTTGTCGAAGCGGAAGCGGAAGCGGAAGCGGAAGCGGAAGCGGAAGCGGAAGCGGAAGCGGAAGCGGAAGCCCGTATGATTTGGAAGTTGTTTTGGGAGGAGGTTCCCGAACAGCTTGAGGCGCTCGACTACCATCTGCAACAGCTACGCGATATGCCCGAAGAGCGTGAAACCATCCGCGAACTCGAACGCGAGTTCCACACCCTCAAAGGTGGAGCGCGGATGGCCCACTTAACCGAACTGGCTGATGTCAGCCACGATGCCGAAACGCTGTTAAGCCATCTGCACGGAACCGGGCAGGTTTCGGAGGCTGATATTGAAGCTTTACAACTAGCGGTTGACCGTTTGCATACGCTAACCGAGGCACTGAAGCAGGTTGAGGTGGCGGCAATCAGCGCCGTACCTGTTGAACCGGTGGTGGTGTTAGAGCCTCAGCCCGATGCCGTTTCCCTGCCCTCTGTCATTGAACCCATGCCTGCTCCTATAGCCGATGCTTGGGTGCGTCAACGTGCGGCACAAAGCGAGTCGGGCAGTTTGCTGGAGCGTTTATTACAGGAGCAAGCTGATAGCTTACCCGATATTAGTGTGTTGGACAGCGCACGGCCTGCACAACCAGTCGATACCATCGAATCCAGTGTTACGAATACTAATCCACACGAAACCATTCGCTTGCCTGCACAGTTTGTAGACAATTTGATTGACCGGGTAGTAGAACTCAATGTACAACAAGTACACATGTCTGAACATTTCAGTAGCATGGGGATGGATGTAGACGAATTGGTGCGTACTGTGGCACGTTTACGTCAGCAAATTCGCACCTTGGAAGTGGAAAGTGAAGCCCGCATCCATGATGGGCGCAGCAAACGTTTGCAAGCGATTAGCAGCAGTGCAAACGCAACGGATTTTGACCCCTTGGAAATGGATCAATATGCCGAAATCCAGCGTATTTCCCGCTCGCTTGCTGAAAGCCTTAACGACTTAGTGAATCTGGAAGCCGACTTAGCCGCACAAGTGCGTAAGGGGGAACAGTTATTGCAGGCGGATATGCGCACAACCCGTAAACTTCAGCGGGATTTGTTGGATACCCGTTTGGTTGCAGTCACCATGCTGGTTCCACGTTTACGCCGTTTGACCCGGCAAGTGGCAGGCGAACTGGGTAAGCAAGTGGCGTTGGAAGTGCAGGGTGAAGATTGCGAGTTGGATCGTAACTTGCTGCAAAACATGACCGCTCCATTGGAGCATTTGATCCGCAATGCTATATCGCATGGGTTGGAAGAACCAGAAGAGCGGGAAAAGGCGGGCAAACCCCGTACTGGCAATATCACCCTGAGTATTAGCCGGGATGATGCCGAAATTGTGATCCGTTTTCGCGATGATGGGCGTGGTTTGAATCGTGAGCGTTTGCATAAACGGGCGCTGGCGATGGGCATTCTCAGTGAGGGGCAGACGCTACCGGATACGGAATTGGATCGTTTGATTTTGCGCCCTGGTTTTTCCACAGCGGAAACCATTAGCCAAATTTCCGGGCGTGGTATCGGCATGGATGTGGTGCATTCCGAACTCAAAGCGTTGGGGGGGAGCTTGCAAATCACTTCAACTCAGGGTGAAGGCACGGAGTTTGCTATGCATTTACCGTTCACCTTGGTAGTGAACCCAGTCTTATTGGTTGAGGTGCAAGGGCAGGTGTATGCGGTGCCAATTGCAGGGGTGCAGGGGTTGGCGCGGCTATCCGGGCAGCAGATTCAGGTGGCATTACAGGAAGAGAGTGAGAAGTTAATGTTTGCAGGGGAGCCTTACGCCTTGCATCATTTAGCAGAAGTACTAGGGGGGCAACGTGTCGAGCAGGTTTTTGCTGCTGATGAACGTTTTCCTGTGGTATTTATCCAGTTACAAGGGCAGTCGGTTGCATGGATCATTGATCACATTCGTGGGCGGCGCGAAGTGGTGTTGCAACCCTTGGGAGTTTTGTTCAAGAGTTGCCGTTTATACTCGGCAGCGACGGTCTCCCCTGATGGTAGCGTATTCCTAGTCCCGGATATGGCAGAGTTAGCACGTTTAGTGTTAGCAGATAAGCATTTGTCTAATGTACCAGCCTTAGTAGACATTTCCCCACCTGAAGAACCTGCCGGGCCACCACGGGTGTTGGTGGTGGATGATTCTATTACGGTACGCCGCGTGACGGAAAAATTTCTCCTTAGCCGCGATTACACTGTCATGACGGCAAAAGATGGGATGGAGGCGTTGGAACACATCGCTGAATTCCAGCCGAATGTGGTGTTGTTGGATATTGAAATGCCTCGCATGGATGGCTTTGAATTATTGGGGCATTTGCGGCGTGACCCGCAATGGATGCGCTTGCCGGTCATCATGATCAGTTCGCGCACGGCACAAAAACACCGTGAACACGCCGGTTCATTGGGCGCTACGGGCTTCCTCGGTAAACCCTACCAGAACGAAGTGCTGTTGGATGCCTTGCAAGAGGTGTTAGCCACCGGACACGATGCTGACAATACACACGAGTGGGAGGATGTTCCAGCATGAACCCTGTACAACAACCAGCAATTAAAAGCCTGATTGTGCGGCTGCATAAGGGTAGTCTGATTTTACCGGTCAATTTGATGGCGGAATTGGTGACGGGGGGGGAACTCACCCCTTCGGAACATCCGGGTGTTGAAGGCTGGTTGCAGTGGCGTAACCGGCAAATTCCAGTGGTGTCATTGGAATCACTGTGTATGCAGGAAGAGGCGGGGGAGTCTGACGAGGGCAAGTGCCTGATTTTGCATACGGTATCCGCTTTGCCCAGTTTACCGTTTATTGCTTTGCGGGTTCAGGGGGGCTTGAATACCCTGGATATTTTGCCCGATACCTTGCGAGACGATCACAGCGGTAATGTACAGCGTTGCCCCTATGTGGCGCGTCAGGTGCGTGCTTCGCATTTACTGTGTTTTATTCCCGATTTGCCTGCAATTGAAGCCGTTCTGGCGGAGGTCTTGCAATTGACAGAGGAACAGTCTGAATCCGCCTTGTTAGAGTAGTACCAAGCCTAATACGACCACCAGCATGAAGGTCATGGTAATCGCGGTGCTCATGGTGTTTTGATGCAGCATCCGATCCATAAAGACGCTTTTCTCTGCCACATTGCGCATGAGTTCAACACGCTGTTTGACAGGGAAGGTTTCGGGCTTTTCAAAGTTGGCGTTGCCTCCTTTGAGGTTGATCAGCGGGACTAACATATTGATATGGATGTGTGCTTGAATCGCATCTTGTGTGGGGCCATCATAGTTCAATAGCCAAGGAGCAGCATATTCAAATGCTTCCATGATGAAGGTATCCCGCATTTTTTCCTGACTCGCCTTGATAATGGCGCGGTTACGTTCTAGCCCTTTGAGTAAATCGTCTAGTGACATCATGGGCATAGGTGCGGATATGTGTACGTAATAATCCCGCCCACGGATATTTACCTTAACAGTTCCAGCGTAATTACTGGGTTCAGTGTCTTTTTTTTCGTCAGCCATAGTCGTCACATTGAATGGAAATCAGTTGTTGGTTTTTTGTATCGATTCTAATGGCGCTGAGTTGACCGCCCCATACACAGCCCGTATCCAGCGCAATGACATAATTGTCATTATAGTACCTCAAAGTAGACCAATGTCCAAATAAGACGGTCAAGCCCAGTGCTTGCTTTGTTGGATATTTAAACCAGGGAATAAGTTCCGTACTGATGAGTGGGCTGGATTGATGGGGTTCAAGGGGGTTGCCTTTGGCTTGGAATTCGAGGCTACCATCCGGGCGACAATAACGCATTCGGGTAAAGGCATTGAGGATATAACGCTGGCGATCATGCTTGGTAGCTGCTGGATTCCAAGTATCCGGTTGGTCGCCATAGACGTGTGCAAGCCAGTCAGCAACGGTTGGACTACGGAGTTCCCTTTCAATTTCGCGAGCGCAGGTTTGGGCTGTTGTCAAATCCCATTGCGGGGGGATACCTGCATGGCTGATAGCGTACCCTAAGGTTGTATCCACGTGTAGCAGGGGGCGTTGCGTTAACCAAGTTATCAATTCGGGATAGTCAGGTGCTTCTAACAAGGTTTTCAGGCTTTTGTGTGGTTTGCGCAGCCCGTGGTGTGCTGCAATCAAGCTGATGTCATGGTTGCCCAGAATACAAATGGCAGCATCACGTAATGAGCGCACGAAACGCAAGGTTTCGAGGGATTGTTTGCCGCGATTTACCAAGTCACCGGCAAACC contains:
- a CDS encoding response regulator, with protein sequence MSGLHVLIIDDSLTDSRIFTALLEKKGYRVSVACNGQEGIEVAKARQPDIILMDVVMPLLNGFQATRELTRAKETSHIPIVVCSSKSGETDRVWALRQGAKAYLTKPVEPKVLLETLTQFATKAGRHG
- a CDS encoding response regulator, with translation MGEDIFEIFSEEVTEISENLLTLYPHWDQARTNRDALVEIRRAFHTLKGSGRMAGAFALGDFAWIHEDLLNHVLSGQLKADDRVSIQIGKAVEELRARLNFFLNAQQKDARVEQIIAEAEAVLLPPEATPLETWDFSAPAPIVQPALLVDVESLPGIVVAAEPKVEAETGISFEPETVLTVDADQAIEEAEEIFDFLPSVSLIETTSALPEIAPLAMQLSEPDHVVEAEAEAEAEAEAEAEAEAEAEARMIWKLFWEEVPEQLEALDYHLQQLRDMPEERETIRELEREFHTLKGGARMAHLTELADVSHDAETLLSHLHGTGQVSEADIEALQLAVDRLHTLTEALKQVEVAAISAVPVEPVVVLEPQPDAVSLPSVIEPMPAPIADAWVRQRAAQSESGSLLERLLQEQADSLPDISVLDSARPAQPVDTIESSVTNTNPHETIRLPAQFVDNLIDRVVELNVQQVHMSEHFSSMGMDVDELVRTVARLRQQIRTLEVESEARIHDGRSKRLQAISSSANATDFDPLEMDQYAEIQRISRSLAESLNDLVNLEADLAAQVRKGEQLLQADMRTTRKLQRDLLDTRLVAVTMLVPRLRRLTRQVAGELGKQVALEVQGEDCELDRNLLQNMTAPLEHLIRNAISHGLEEPEEREKAGKPRTGNITLSISRDDAEIVIRFRDDGRGLNRERLHKRALAMGILSEGQTLPDTELDRLILRPGFSTAETISQISGRGIGMDVVHSELKALGGSLQITSTQGEGTEFAMHLPFTLVVNPVLLVEVQGQVYAVPIAGVQGLARLSGQQIQVALQEESEKLMFAGEPYALHHLAEVLGGQRVEQVFAADERFPVVFIQLQGQSVAWIIDHIRGRREVVLQPLGVLFKSCRLYSAATVSPDGSVFLVPDMAELARLVLADKHLSNVPALVDISPPEEPAGPPRVLVVDDSITVRRVTEKFLLSRDYTVMTAKDGMEALEHIAEFQPNVVLLDIEMPRMDGFELLGHLRRDPQWMRLPVIMISSRTAQKHREHAGSLGATGFLGKPYQNEVLLDALQEVLATGHDADNTHEWEDVPA
- a CDS encoding chemotaxis protein CheW; the encoded protein is MANPYELLAGLALLREKKRRSRQHDAQELQEWSGFQIHVGDSVCLIPCEQVEEVVMPSSVAGVRGVPRWVNGVIYCRAQLVTLVDLAALLLGKDRAAVSGRAFVVRGRQEWFGLQAGSFEGVRHIWSDTPVCDAPLQLNDDWRRFTRQWLLLDDQPVAVLEAIQLVAALESGEIRV
- a CDS encoding NAD(P)H-dependent oxidoreductase, with amino-acid sequence MKIMVISGSHRENSQSEKVAHYIAESLLDNKQADATEVFSLAGNPLPLWDEGIWNGEAKWQALLNPLSEKLASSDGFVIIAPEWHGQVPAGLKNFFLLWGAGELAHKPALIVTVSSSDGGAYPVAELRMSSYKNNRICYIPEHIIVRNVESVLNEDAAQNKPEADSYFRDRIAYAGGILCAYATALKGVRESGITQTEAFRFGM
- a CDS encoding metallophosphoesterase produces the protein MLKTATMAPQRVLNRIGRLSYFHDDRHAERTNEIRWLVEEFVEIPVKNLPLALEGFTIVQLTDMHLRPYTQVEHIQRAVEKTNALKPDLVVLTGDYVWHDGEDILDLVPVLAGLNARYGVFAVMGNHDIKTDPVLIEETFAKHGIPVLRNDGLDIQHSGGVFHLAGIDDGWLGKPDIKATLDKLRGNKPVVLLAHEPDMLDWYADDTRISLQLSGHTHGGQVQIKPGKPFIRPYLGRKYVQGLYRVNESWVYTSRGIGSTGLPIRRNCAPEITHVTLVGGDYYPQAA
- a CDS encoding symmetrical bis(5'-nucleosyl)-tetraphosphatase — encoded protein: MATYAIGDLQGCYDPLMRLLDKLRFDPRQDTLWFAGDLVNRGKQSLETLRFVRSLRDAAICILGNHDISLIAAHHGLRKPHKSLKTLLEAPDYPELITWLTQRPLLHVDTTLGYAISHAGIPPQWDLTTAQTCAREIERELRSPTVADWLAHVYGDQPDTWNPAATKHDRQRYILNAFTRMRYCRPDGSLEFQAKGNPLEPHQSSPLISTELIPWFKYPTKQALGLTVLFGHWSTLRYYNDNYVIALDTGCVWGGQLSAIRIDTKNQQLISIQCDDYG
- a CDS encoding chemotaxis protein CheW, with amino-acid sequence MNPVQQPAIKSLIVRLHKGSLILPVNLMAELVTGGELTPSEHPGVEGWLQWRNRQIPVVSLESLCMQEEAGESDEGKCLILHTVSALPSLPFIALRVQGGLNTLDILPDTLRDDHSGNVQRCPYVARQVRASHLLCFIPDLPAIEAVLAEVLQLTEEQSESALLE
- a CDS encoding methyl-accepting chemotaxis protein encodes the protein MSLFAYQVVVVILLLLLVGMGILLLYMRRQMQTQSVGKARQQQQAVLRLLDEMSSLADGDLTMRATVTEDVTGAIADAVNYAVDALQGLVVRVDMTSHRLTGFAQDAEKRINSLAGSTSRQAQEIAVVTSAIATMTKSIQKVSRNASSSTEVARKSLDIAQTGAHTVRATIADMGAIREKIQATSKRLKRLGESSQEVGDIVRLMNDIAEQTNILALNASIQTSSSQAMSGSTHGNAGFRRLADEMQQLAQQAAEASRKIDVLIRTMQADTSEVMASMEETTAKVVDGARNAESAGAALDEVEDVTVGLARLIGNISEAAGKQANMAGQVVDTMSAIQEITQQTARYSEETRDLVTDLNTTAADLRGAIAGFNLAEEKQ
- a CDS encoding response regulator, giving the protein MPDTLNNTLERDLTGLKVVVVDDSKTILRTAEVLLSEQGCWVVTAGDGFESLSKIASFKPDVIFVDIMMPRLDGYQTCALIKANRQYRDTPVILLSSKDSIFDMARGRLAGSDKYLTKPFTKDDLLAAIYTHVKLPNVPEAPAAPFIDLIDE